The DNA sequence ACCGTCGTAGGCCCGGAAGTCCTTCCGGCTGCTCCACTGAAACATCTTAATTAAGTTTATTAGCTGTCCTCCTCTAACGAACGCTCCCGAactccatcttttcttcttttcattttttcaTTCGTCTTTTCCATTGAACCATCACTTGAGACTATCGAGGGCTTGAATACTCCTCCCAAGGCAATGGAAGCGATGCCCTTGCGACCTCTGCTACCCTTTTCTGGAGCGACTTCCGGCACTGGCGTAGGCATATTCATAGAACGAATCCCCGATTTTCGTCTATTGGCCGTGGTGGATCGAGCGCCGTGCTGATGTAGGGAATAGACCTTTAAACCGTAGTCCAAGGTTACTATGGATTCGCCCCTCGGATTCGCACATCATTCCATCGTTGCCCTTCATCAGTATAGGGTTCGAGAATAACTTCGCCGACCGGTAAGGCTTGGTAAAGATGAGCGTATGAAGAAAGCGATGCCGTTATGCAGGGCATGAAAGTGGGGCGACGACCAGCATAGATGTCTTCCTGGTCTATGAGATTATATTATATTGGTGGCAGGCGGGGTAGTTGGAGTGAATGGAGTAGGGGATGAGGGTGCGGTCATGAAGGCTGGTCGAAATGGAATCATTATCAACCGATAGCGGTGGGTAGCAAGGCTTGTAGATAGCCATTTGTGTCCGAGAACACTGCAGTGTTCCACCATGGATTCTCTTCCGTCGTCTTCCGTTCCATCAAGCAATCCCTCTCACTgatttcctcttccgcaCTTTGCATGCTGTGTCATAAGTGGACTATCTCCATCAGTCTCAAGCGTAAATGTGGCAGAAGCTGCATGGACGTACATTATAGCGAGGCGTAGTCTCGGCACTGTGTAGTCGGACAAGTCCTTGAAAATACGAAGAGGTCCTCTGCCCGGGGAATCGAAACAATtgtctttcttccatcatgaTGGTGGTGGCCACCATCGTGAGTGAGTAGTGTTGCCAATCAACGAGTTTATATCCTCGTTTTATCATTGGAGCAGCAGATCTATTAGCATTTGCGGAAAAGACAGACAGCGAGGTACGTACTCCATCATCCGGTAGTAGTACCTTTCCTCCACGGCGTGCTCCTCCTTTGTCGTACTGATCGTACCAGTGACGGGGTACTGATCGTAAATCACGCGAATAGCAGAGATTAAGGTGGAGCCATTCTTCTGGACATCGGCGACGGGAAGGCTGCCTGACAACTATCGAGCCAGTCAAACCAGAACTCGTAAAGGCAATGAATTTTGAGTGCGTGCTGCACCATTTTTTGTCCTTCAAAACTGTAAATAATCATTGGAAGCTGACGATGCAACTGTTCCGAGCGGTGAGTGGAGAGTGAAGGAGCTGATAGGTCATTCCGGTAGTCATAAGAACTGCAGAAATGTGGAGTATAATTAGCAGTCCCTGAAACCGTTTCCCTTTCTACCGTCGTATTACAGCTTTTGTGGTCCACATTGCTCTGATAATCATTGATTTTCTTCTCCGTACTAAGGCTCCTATCCAACGTGACGAGCACACTCCACAATCTTACATTATACATCTGACTTCTTTCTCAAAGTGCAAACCCATGGACAACAGTTCAGCAGTTCACATGTAGGGATCTCggcttcccttcttctttacaTGTACCATGTGCCAACATTTTAGACCACTTGTACCCCGCCGGTCTAGTGACAGTACAAAAGATTCCGATTATAGTAAAGATCGTCAGGGCGGCGACCCAATTGGCCACGCCACGACATTGAAAGTCAAGGGTGGGAGCCTAGGGCAAATATATTTTGGGATTGAGGATCCTCTTGATTGGCCCACCAACAACACCATTATTCAACAGCGACTTATAGGGCAACGCAAGCATTTCGATAACGATGCCGTCCTTTGAACAAACCTGCAAGTGTTCCACCAGTGGTACAAAACGTTAAAGCTAATCATATCAGCCGACACATCCATGACGGACACTCATGCCGTAAAAACCCGCACTCTGTTAGCTGAGGGTCATGTAGCTCCTGCTTATTCGAAAGCTGCGAAGAGATATAATCAACAAAGCCGTACCAGTCTATAAGTTGGCGTTAGCTTGTAATACGTATAAAGTGGTTGAGGCCCAGGACAGATAGGGCGAATGTGTCGTTTGCAACTGTGGTGATCCAGCGATATCCTATTAGGCGCCTACCATTGCTTTTTTACATTTCATCTTGACGATAATGATCAGTGGTAGTCATGCCTTATAGTTGTTTTGCATCTCCCTCATAACCAGATGATTACATTTAGAGGGTTTGACCGTACAACTCTTCCTTAGTGCTGATGCCTAAAAATAACTGTTAGACGAAATGGACTAGCCATTCTTTACAAATAACTCACCAAGCTCCTCAATTGTAGGCTTAAGCTCGTCCAAGTATGCTTGATACTGTCCCTTGTtctcaaccttttccttaACACCCTCCAAGATCCTCACAGCGGTAGCATAGTCATTGACCTTCCTAGCAGCCTGAAGAGCAGCGTTGATAACTTCAGTAGAAGGGACAAGGTCGTAGGCAAAGGCGTTGTTGAGACCTCGCTGAAGCTCGAAAAGGTCAGAGACagacttgaagaaggtctCGTATCGAGCGTTGAAAGACTCGTAAGACTCGGTCTCATTGCCGTGAGCACCCCCGGAAGCGAAGCGGACAGCTATAGAAGAAGCACAATTGATGTTAGCAAACAGACAGACGTCGATACAATGTCGCTTGGACGCAACACGGAGCTAACAGGAATTGCGTGAACATACCGGTAAAAGCGACAGGGCGGAGAGGAGCCGCAACGACGGGTCGGGTCCTAAGAAGAGCTCGGGAGACGGACGAAAGCATTTTGTGTGTAGGCTGAGGGTTGAGTGGAGAGCGGGggattgagaagagaagagatttGAACGAATGTAGTTCGACTGACCAAAAGCCTCGGAAAGACCAGGAGCTGATTCGTAGGAGGGCGTTCGGGATTAAATATGAAAATCCACTCTCCCGAATATTATTGGCAGACGTTAATGGTGGAGCGGATAAATTGCGTACTCCGTGCCCTAGTGCTGCTTAATTATTCAAATTAATGAACAAATGAACGTACATGGATCGGGACAACTCTTGGATAAAGGAAGTAGCGTCGATGATGACTGTGAATGAATACGTTATTAGTATTTTCAGTCCGTTTTCAACGTGGATGCCGGTTGTTGCTGCGTGCTCTGTATTCCTCCTTTGATTCTTGATTATTGTGTGAACCAATAGAATTCTTTCACTCGACACCTGACCTTTTTCGACGCACCCAAGCTGGAATCAGTACTCGATCCACTCTGTACGCTTTTCTCCCTCACGTACTATACCACTTGGCATCCTCTCCACAACCCTCTTGCTGATTAAACATCTACAGacaccttccttctttcttcaaaAACTTCCACCGTGTCGTTCTTTAATCCATTCAGACGCGCTCAGGCTCAGGAGGCCTCAGGTGCAATTACCATCCAGGTGAAATGGGGTCGCGAACGGTAAGTGCTGCCCCGGACAGCGAGCTATCAGAGATTGTAGCTCATACGATGCGGGGGCCAGATTTAATATTCCCGTTCCTCAACCTTCAATAACACCGCTTTCTACCCTACTTGCGACTTTGTCTAATCAGACTGGCCTGTCTCTTGACTCACTCAAGCTCATATATAAAGGTGCTGTGTTGAAAGACACTTCTCTCACGGTCAGCGCCTACGGTATCACAGAGGGTGCAACGCTTGTATTAGTTGGAAAGGGTGGAGATGTTCCTGTTCCTCCTACGGCTGCGCCCAAGCCTACTATTACACCGGTGAAAAAGCCCAAGCAGCCGCAAACAGACAAAGAATCTGTCCTTGTCGACTGGATCAAGTCGCTTGTCAGTTCATTGCTGGATCCTTTGGTCCCCAGCATCGCAATGTTTGTTTCATATACCTCCCCACACGCTACAAACCGTCCTGCGAAGATTCCTGCATTTGAAGTTCTACAAAAGGAACATGCGAGGTTGAGTGAAATGTTATTAAAGGCACTTCTGGAGCTTGACGGAGTGGATATCCCCAGTGGATGGACCGAAGCcagaaaggagaggaaagataGCGTCAAGAAGATACAGGGAGAGTTGAATAGAGTAGACGAATCgtggggagagagaaagaagcttGGCGGATAGATCACAGTATGGCTCAATCATGCATATAGAAGCTCTAAACAATTTGCATGGGTATATTATGCGAGGGCGATCCCCAATAAGATCCTTAAAACTGTATCTAGTACCTTTACACGCCAATCGGGAAAAATGAAGACAACAATTATGACCTTTACCAGTCAGAATCAGCTTCTCTCGGCCTAGTTACAGTGAGCGACTTACATCTTGTATTCCATCTTACCCTTCTCAGGGTTGCTACCGGCGACTTCGTAGTCGATGATAATATCAAGGTCACGATTATTTCGGGAGTTGGGAGCACAGTGAAGGGTGCCTTGAAtgacatctccttcctaGAATTGAAAGGGGTCAGAAATTGGACTCTTAAGTTATCAGACAAGACTCACGGAAACAGTGAGGGTCTCAGAGGTGTAGAAGACGGTTTGTTTCCAGTGAGTGTACTGACAATGGCATTAGCATTGTCAACATTATGAGAAGAGATTATTTACCTTGGCCTGAGGACCGGTGCTGAAGTTAATGGGTTTGTGGCAGcatgagaaggagatgtcgaACCAGCCAAGGAAAGCATGGATGTCTGTGTTTGCAATCATTAATACTGGAAATTTTGATCGCTTATTGAAGCTCACAGTCATTGCGGGTagccttgagcttgaaagGCACATCGAAAGCAagatcttccttcttcactgTTCGGATGTCGATATGCCTGATAGCGCAAGGGTTGGTGGCAACGGCTCGGAGCTCAACACAGTCAACAAGAGGTTCACGAAGAGCGATTTCCTTGATACAAGAGTAATCAAAACCGTAGACGTCGTTCCAGACTGTTAAAGAGCTTAACATGGAACCTTCTAAATAAAAAGAACAGGCTTACAAtcaatcttttcctctttgtAATCTTGGTCTTCAATGGC is a window from the Cryptococcus neoformans var. neoformans JEC21 chromosome 2 sequence genome containing:
- a CDS encoding cytochrome-c oxidase chain VI precursor, putative; the protein is MLSSVSRALLRTRPVVAAPLRPVAFTAVRFASGGAHGNETESYESFNARYETFFKSVSDLFELQRGLNNAFAYDLVPSTEVINAALQAARKVNDYATAVRILEGVKEKVENKGQYQAYLDELKPTIEELGISTKEELYGQTL